Proteins co-encoded in one Macrobrachium nipponense isolate FS-2020 chromosome 24, ASM1510439v2, whole genome shotgun sequence genomic window:
- the LOC135205572 gene encoding uncharacterized protein LOC135205572 isoform X1, whose translation MPSKLTMFLLIFFGLVFVLPVFSARNSPLTNELRIHVHFIDEFKPNIKMIIKETISVFSKIITLKSKQRHGFDFGTTGGERLRPSGTFRLTRERNACGLIYSGGRNVGRCARINRNYKGDFCGLVQIPAEHLLGLPVYNYDGTLHLNSSLSEGKGFNDGTNFIVYLISRESSTCSKLFAHTVVCRVESTYLGGVRSGRPIAGSINLCPTELDKVSGILLKRIIAHEMIHLLGFNYQSIMEYIDCDEDSLIESLSPGDDDVGQRLDGDLFCWKRRDVIQVVAKSRLVIKLGSLHEAALHIRNITYECLPSIDGKDWIGSATMQTVQQGDDEMSLYDRHVDSEKFFNSSDSVSVAETRTGLHWPDKMFSSKASLMSAGDLRSKEITFNPLTLVLLQSSGWYSIHENAVYCGICYLNDKAPKVCFSQLESGEMLNNIKEPEESLAVTEMRTEKAIAALNITDPVIFYEEESIENRKQNTTLSIQEKDTLWNGHGVEATDNLITSMQTLSPTSGSSRCAQEFAILYFAPIMSLMLECLGHNGIQFHHRLLL comes from the coding sequence ATGCCGTCGAAATTAACGATGttcttgctgatattttttggcCTAGTCTTTGTGCTACCTGTATTTAGTGCCAGAAATTCTCCGTTGACGAATGAATTAAGAATTCATGTACATTTCATTGACGAATTCAAACCAAATATCAAGATGATTATTAAGGAAACAATATCGGTATTTTCGAAGATTATCACATTAAAGAGCAAGCAAAGGCATGGATTCGATTTTGGAACTACTGGTGGAGAGAGGCTAAGGCCTAGTGGAACATTTAGGCTAACAAGGGAACGCAATGCGTGTGGGTTAATCTATTCCGGTGGTCGTAATGTGGGTCGATGTGCAAGGATTAACAGAAACTATAAAGGGGATTTTTGTGGATTGGTTCAAATTCCTGCAGAACATCTTCTAGGGCTGCCTGTTTATAATTACGACGGTACTCTACATTTAAACAGTTCTCTGTCAGAAGGGAAGGGATTTAATGATGGTACAAATTTTATAGTGTACTTGATTTCTAGGGAAAGTAGCACATGTTCCAAGTTATTTGCACATACTGTTGTGTGCCGAGTGGAATCCACATATCTTGGAGGTGTTAGAAGTGGTCGACCAATTGCTGGAAGTATCAACCTGTGTCCTACAGAGTTGGATAAAGTATCTGGAATATTACTGAAGAGAATAATAGCACATGAAATGATACATCTTTTGGGATTTAATTACCAAAGCATTATGGAGTATATTGATTGCGATGAAGATAGTCTGATAGAATCATTGTCACCTGGTGATGATGATGTTGGGCAGAGGTTAGATGGAGATTTGTTTTGTTGGAAAAGAAGAGATGTGATACAAGTTGTTGCAAAGAGTCGCTTGGTTATTAAACTTGGTAGTCTGCATGAAGCAGCATTGCACATTAGAAATATAACTTATGAATGTTTGCCTTCAATAGACGGTAAGGATTGGATTGGAAGTGCTACAATGCAGACTGTGCAACAGGGAGATGATGAGATGTCATTGTATGATAGACATGTGGATTCAGAGAAATTTTTCAACTCGTCTGATAGTGTTAGCGTTGCAGAAACTCGCACAGGGCTTCATTGGCCTGACAAAATGTTTTCTTCCAAGGCATCTTTAATGTCAGCTGGTGACCTAAGATCAAAGGAGATAACTTTTAACCCTCTCACATTAGTGCTTTTGCAGTCCTCTGGATGGTATTCCATTCACGAAAATGCTGTTTACTGTGGCATATGCTATTTAAATGACAAAGCCCCTAAAGTATGTTTTTCTCAACTGGAAAGTGGGGAAATGTTGAATAACATTAAAGAACCAGAAGAAAGCTTAGCTGTCACTGAAATGAGGACAGAAAAAGCAATAGCCGCTCTTAACATTACTGATCCAGTGATATTTTATGAGGAAGAGAGTATTGAAAATAGAAAACAGAATACTACTTTGAGCATTCAAGAAAAAGACACATTGTGGAATGGGCATGGAGTTGAGGCTACTGATAACCTCATCACCAGTATGCAGACGCTTTCTCCAACATCAGGGTCTTCTAGATGTGCACAGGAGTTTGCTATTTTATATTTTGCTCCCATTATGAGTCTAATG